Proteins encoded together in one Ignavibacteria bacterium window:
- a CDS encoding ATP-binding protein codes for MENKANSEAYVNGNGKVHFGNRIDYSTKRINYEFNKFYFKEILKLLQNVYEEKIAIPEIKVNRLFSHSSDGYMNVVSYLDNTTILEIGLDNITCEFECSGVMYLLNMYTEIDRSRFMHYCLNFSYPKDHIPNERIGHELLRLAFHYTSAFKRGCCEISLFNNEREAVSHLNVNFIKPPESDIKNIFLKDEIKSDIERFIYTFNNFEKHETPLRYLLSGKPGLGKTEIIRSIISRCSPNGCVVIPKDMSGADWLVFEFAKLFSPVLVCVDDIDLIFGKRDEGYGKRNLNKFLTMLDGIMQNKFFLVATTNDKKLVDMAASRPGRFDEIIDFGDFERKFYMDLIMNHTKEEKILNLFTDEVMNFMEGKKVSGAYIVNLIKQIKIMFELNPNFSFDDLMKYLNRNYKGFYKSQVETDRSFGFGK; via the coding sequence ATGGAAAACAAAGCAAATAGCGAGGCGTACGTGAACGGAAACGGGAAGGTTCACTTCGGTAATAGGATTGATTATTCTACCAAAAGGATTAACTATGAGTTTAATAAGTTCTATTTCAAAGAAATTCTGAAATTGTTGCAGAATGTTTATGAGGAAAAAATCGCAATTCCCGAAATTAAAGTAAACCGGTTATTTTCTCATAGCAGTGATGGTTATATGAATGTTGTCTCATATTTAGATAATACCACCATACTGGAAATCGGTTTGGACAATATAACGTGTGAATTTGAATGTAGTGGTGTTATGTATCTTCTTAATATGTACACAGAAATTGACAGGTCAAGGTTTATGCATTACTGCTTAAATTTTTCATACCCCAAAGACCATATTCCAAACGAAAGAATAGGTCACGAACTTCTTAGACTGGCATTTCATTATACATCCGCTTTTAAAAGGGGATGCTGTGAAATCAGTTTATTTAATAACGAACGTGAAGCAGTTAGTCATCTTAATGTAAATTTTATTAAACCTCCCGAAAGTGATATCAAAAATATTTTTCTCAAAGATGAAATTAAATCCGACATTGAAAGGTTCATTTATACTTTTAATAACTTCGAAAAGCACGAAACGCCTTTGCGATATCTTCTGTCAGGTAAACCCGGTCTTGGCAAAACAGAGATTATCCGTTCTATAATAAGCAGATGCTCTCCGAACGGGTGCGTCGTCATTCCAAAGGATATGAGCGGTGCAGACTGGCTCGTATTTGAATTTGCAAAGTTGTTTTCTCCGGTACTCGTTTGTGTAGATGATATTGATTTAATATTCGGCAAAAGGGATGAAGGATACGGAAAGAGAAACCTTAACAAGTTTCTAACAATGCTTGACGGCATAATGCAGAATAAATTCTTCCTTGTTGCAACCACTAACGATAAGAAGCTCGTCGATATGGCAGCTTCGCGTCCCGGCAGGTTTGATGAAATAATCGACTTTGGCGACTTTGAAAGAAAGTTCTATATGGATTTAATTATGAATCATACCAAAGAAGAGAAAATCTTGAACCTATTCACTGATGAAGTGATGAACTTTATGGAAGGTAAAAAAGTATCTGGTGCATACATAGTTAATTTAATCAAGCAGATAAAGATTATGTTCGAATTGAATCCTAACTTTTCATTCGATGACTTGATGAAATATCTTAACAGAAACTATAAAGGGTTTTATAAATCACAGGTAGAAACCGACCGTAGTTTTGGTTTTGGAAAATAA